Genomic window (Daucus carota subsp. sativus chromosome 5, DH1 v3.0, whole genome shotgun sequence):
tattatatttagaaaattctGAAATATTAAACTTGACAGAAAGGAATGGGATGAAAAGATTCTAATTATATCGCAACTAATATGTAACAATTGTGCCTTCAGTTTACCTCAATCAATTATGCTTTAACTGAGAAAAAGCTAATATAAAGATTTGATTCTTATTTTCATCGGATCACATATGTCGTAAAATTGAGTATCCATTTACGGTAGAAAAACTCGGGAAGAGAAAATTTGGTCTTTTTTAGAAAATAGTGTaaggataaaaatatttatctaatATAAATTGTTATTATGAAGTGTTTTTGATTTATAGAGGTAACTAATATTCATAatgttctatatatatataatttaaattgaattaaaacattttaattgaattatgccatttttattttcattcaagttctgtaatttaaatatttgagaAAATTCAGCATGTTATTtgattagattataatttttctaagtcagagtacataaagaaattaaaatactctAGTAATAAAGAGGCAACCGGCAGGAGCTCAACCATGTTCCTGTGACTTGTGAGTATGATTCTTGGGCCGACCTTTCCCAGCCAATAGTtgaatgtgtatatatagtataataaaTACGTTCCCATTACAACGCAACACGGAGAGTGATAGAGAGAAAGAAACAAGCTGACACCACATTTCCCCAACCGAATCCGTGTTGTACACTTCATTAGCGTCGCTTCCTCCTTTCTCCATTATTTTGCTTTATACATACATATGCTTTCtcttaatttaaacattaattattacttagtatagaaattttaatttaatatttatttactcCAATCTTTCTAATGTTTTCTGTAAATTCAAGTTTACCCGcctcaataaataaataaagataaaGTGGACTACAATCTACAACGTACTTAGCACAATGTTGTAGAAAATGGAAATCAAACTGAATCGAAAAAATTGAAGtaagataattataaaataattagattaattaaaatttatttaagattaattaagtcattaaaattttaactgaTTTGACCCGTACtgaacatatttttataacaaTGCTTACGCAAGAAGTGCACTTAGAACCAAAATTCTGGCAAGTACCTCATCAGTCATCAGTCTGGCCACATGAGTGAATATTGTAAACAAAGATGTATGGCCCGTGAGCCGGACTCGAATATTCTGATGCCGTCTaggtgaatttaaaataaatatttttgattaaaatagaaaaatgtAATAAAAATTAGAAGTAAGTTAAGACAATTAAGTGTCTGGGCAATAAGAAGAAATCTTAAAACAAAAGTTATCGAGTTTTTCtaagtgcttcttgattttttacacaaacggtacaaatagaTGCTTCTCAGAAGCCCGACTtttaagccggaaacaaacaccccctcTAACCTAGTCCAGACAAACAAATCtctcataaataattttcatgaaTTATTGTTTTTACTTCTAGATATACTGGATATTTAATAGATATCGAAAATCTTAATGAGCTTCCCCACAGACTGTATAAATAAAAGCGAGCAGAACCTTTCACAACAGATATTATTATTGTCGACAGATCTTCAAGTTCCACCGTACCAGATATTGCTAGAGGAATGGAAGGAGGAGTCGAAGAAGGCTCAAACCCCAAGACTCACCCCACTCAAAACGACGCCGTCCCCCGCTCCTCCAAGCGAAAAACCTCGAAACGAAGACCAATCTGCATCTGCATCGCCACCACACTCGCCATCCTCATCCTCCTCATCCTAATCATCACCATCCTCGCCCTCACCGTCTACAAAGCCAAGCGCCCCGTCATCACCGTCTCCTCCGTCTCCCTCAACGACTTCGATTTCGACGTCGACTTGCCGCTCAAaatccacctcaacctcagccTCGACGTTGACTTGACCGTCAAGAACCCCAACAAAGTCGCCTTCCGCTACACAAACACCTCCGCATTGCTCAAATTCGAGGACAACGTCATCGGCGAGGTCCCCTTGCCAGCTGGCAAGATCAAGGCCAGCGGATTTACGCCGTTGAATTTGACGCTCACGGTTATGGCCGATAGGCTGTTATCCGATTCGGATGTTTATTCGGACGTGTTTAAATCAGGCACGCTTCCGGTGTCGACGACGACGAGGATCAAAGGGCGTGTGAGGATATTGCATTTGTTTGATATTCATGTGGTTTCGTATAGTTATTGcgatattaatattggtattttGAGTAGGAGTATACAGAATCAGACTTGTCAGTATAAgaccaaattatgatttttatatttattgttcaTTTTTGTGAGGTCTTTTATAGTTATCTACTGTGTTTTGAGTGTTACATGATGATGATTATTGTTCTTTCTTGTTTCTTTGTGTGTCGTAAATTACACGAGTTAGCATAAGGACTTGATTGGATCGGAtcatacatactccctccgtcccagtcaatagtatacattgggggacgggggcgcggcacggactttaatgcttcaatatagtatagttctgtaaattatttttaaaattttctttttctgtataaaagtataacatttatacttttatacaaaaaaagaaaatcttaaaaataaattgtacaactatgttttataagtgtcttaaaaagcgtgtcgagcagtgaaaaagaaacgtatacaattgactgggacagagggagtatcatttttaGGAAACCTATTCTTCGGGAGGAATGTTCAAACGTGGTTACCAGATTACATTAGATAACAATGGTATTAACTGTATTATTCAGCTATGAAACTTTAAGCCATTAGTACATATGGCAAGTATTAGTAAGAAATTGAGAGAAGAAAAATTACCCTGTTACTTTGTTGTGTATTCATTCGTCTACTTCAAGTAGCAGTAGCCTTTAATTCCAGAGTTTCCAGATTATTTTCTTGCTAAATTTATATTGTCATCAGTCAGGTCTTTAAATCTGTTGAAGGAGGTTTTGAATGATTGGTTTTAGTTTGTAGTTGGGATTATTTTTTCCAATTATGAAAACTAACAACTCAATTGTCAAAATTGTGTTTACTTGCAACTTAAATGCTTGTTACTCAAAGTCAAGATTTATCAAACTTTAGCTTGTCACCATCACTTTCCACATTTTTTCTTTCCTCAGGTCACTTTCGTTGGATACATGCGTTCCCTAGTGTCTTTCTTGTTTTAGTACAGTAGTAGTACCTAAGCAGGCTTGCTGGGATTCTCGGCATAATGATGAAGCTTTGATttcttgaaatttgaaaatttgacgGGTATGTATGTTTGTCTGTCTTGTATTTCTGATTCTCAGATGAATTGTACCCTCAAATTTCGGAGAGTGATATTGTCTGTCTATGTTTAGGTGAACTGTTAGGTAAAGGCTCAGTCCTGTAGAGAGTGCTGTACTGCTCTCTTTCCCCAGCATTGTCTTCTTCGCTGTGAGTATAGTCTGAGTCTTTTTCATCCAGGTCATATAAGTTCCATTAGCTAAGCTCAACGCAGATAGGGTTGACATCAGTATGTATAATTGTGAATTGTTGCGAGAACAATTTTCCAGACCTCGAGTACActtgtataaataatatacCAGTCATCCTCaccaaattgaaaattaaagatGACATCTTTACTGCTTTGGTAACGACCACTGTCTTATAATTTGAAGATAACTTTGAGCTTCTCAGTGGTTAATATTGTGAAAATGTGATTGCCCCCCATCTGGGTGTTTCCCTTTCAGTTGAAGAA
Coding sequences:
- the LOC108221701 gene encoding uncharacterized protein LOC108221701 translates to MEGGVEEGSNPKTHPTQNDAVPRSSKRKTSKRRPICICIATTLAILILLILIITILALTVYKAKRPVITVSSVSLNDFDFDVDLPLKIHLNLSLDVDLTVKNPNKVAFRYTNTSALLKFEDNVIGEVPLPAGKIKASGFTPLNLTLTVMADRLLSDSDVYSDVFKSGTLPVSTTTRIKGRVRILHLFDIHVVSYSYCDINIGILSRSIQNQTCQYKTKL